In Clostridium sp. JN-1, one genomic interval encodes:
- the mltG gene encoding endolytic transglycosylase MltG has protein sequence MKKKHTLTVIIILIIILGGLFYVNKSLCTTKNTSTIKIQIPKNSSTEEVTNILYGNSIIKNKDYFMFMKKTFYKNKVIQSGNFSIPEQISFSVLTDILSRNYKDGNTVKITIPEGYTNEQIGELLEENKLVSKSSFLHAVQNWTSNDYWFLNNIPQGPHRLEGFLFPDTYYFDKKTSNSDEIIKTMLGQFDDEVSPYKDYIISENYNVRNLVTVASLVEKEARKDVDRPKIASVIYNRLNKNMPLQIDASILYVIGHKDKLYNKDLTVKSPYNTYTNKGLTPSPICNPGKKSIDAAIYPSKTNYLYYVLNQQTNEHVFANTYEEHMKNVKKYVK, from the coding sequence ATGAAAAAAAAGCATACCTTAACAGTCATAATAATTTTAATAATAATATTGGGAGGACTTTTTTATGTCAATAAATCATTGTGTACAACTAAAAATACTTCTACAATAAAAATACAAATACCTAAAAATTCTTCTACTGAAGAAGTAACTAATATTTTATATGGTAATTCCATTATAAAAAATAAAGATTATTTCATGTTTATGAAGAAAACATTTTATAAAAATAAAGTAATTCAATCAGGTAACTTTTCAATACCTGAACAAATATCATTTTCAGTACTTACTGATATACTGTCTAGAAATTATAAAGATGGCAATACAGTAAAAATAACAATACCTGAAGGCTATACAAATGAACAAATAGGGGAACTTTTAGAGGAAAATAAATTGGTAAGTAAATCAAGCTTTTTACATGCAGTACAAAACTGGACATCCAATGACTACTGGTTTTTAAATAATATACCGCAAGGTCCGCATAGATTAGAGGGTTTCTTATTTCCAGACACATATTATTTTGACAAAAAAACTTCAAATTCAGATGAAATAATAAAAACAATGCTGGGACAATTTGACGATGAAGTTTCTCCATACAAAGATTATATTATAAGTGAAAATTATAACGTAAGGAACTTGGTTACAGTTGCATCTTTAGTTGAAAAAGAAGCACGTAAAGATGTTGATAGGCCAAAAATTGCAAGTGTAATATATAATAGGCTAAATAAAAACATGCCTCTTCAAATAGATGCTTCCATTCTTTATGTTATTGGGCATAAGGACAAACTTTATAATAAGGATTTAACTGTGAAATCACCTTATAATACTTATACAAACAAAGGTTTAACTCCTTCACCAATATGTAATCCTGGAAAGAAATCAATAGATGCTGCAATATATCCATCAAAAACTAATTACCTTTATTATGTTTTAAATCAACAAACAAATGAACATGTATTTGCAAATACCTATGAAGAACACATGAAAAACGTAAAAAAATATGTAAAATAA
- a CDS encoding MFS transporter, protein MNEAETQVYKKRWLILFTVLSATFMSTLDGSIVNVALPDMAVKLNVGMAGIEWVVTSFLITVAATILIFGRLGDMVGKTRVFKYGLVVFTIGSLLCGLTNSLPLLITARVIQAVGASATMATNQGIITQVFPANERGRALGVLGTFVALGSMAGPPIGGIIVSALSWKYIFLINVPIGIIVFVLTIKIFPKPHMVHGEKFDTKGASLFVISIILLFGALGQGQTIGYNNPIIISAFVISFITFVLFIMIEYKIEIPLLQLSIFNNSLFSVSILCAFISFIAISASNIILPFYFQDTLKFSPAITGFFMMVSPIVLSVVAPFSGYVSDKIGSEILTLIGLTFTSLGLFLISSLNERSSVITLILYIVIMTVGNGMFQSPNNSLVMSTVAKDKLGIAGSVNALIRNLGFVLGTSLSTALLYNRMSYKVGYRVTDYIKGRDDIFMYGMRCVYISAGILCLFGVIITALRFYNSKK, encoded by the coding sequence TTGAACGAAGCTGAAACTCAAGTATATAAAAAGAGATGGTTAATTTTATTTACAGTACTTTCTGCAACTTTTATGTCAACTTTAGATGGAAGTATTGTAAATGTTGCGCTGCCTGACATGGCAGTTAAATTAAATGTAGGAATGGCAGGTATAGAATGGGTTGTTACAAGTTTTTTAATAACTGTTGCAGCAACTATTTTAATTTTTGGAAGATTGGGGGACATGGTAGGGAAGACAAGGGTATTTAAATATGGATTAGTAGTTTTTACAATTGGATCATTATTATGCGGACTTACAAATTCATTACCACTACTTATAACAGCAAGGGTAATTCAGGCAGTAGGTGCCTCAGCTACAATGGCTACAAATCAAGGAATTATAACTCAAGTTTTTCCTGCAAATGAAAGGGGAAGGGCTCTTGGAGTTTTAGGTACATTTGTTGCGTTGGGTTCAATGGCTGGTCCTCCAATTGGTGGTATTATAGTTTCTGCTTTGAGCTGGAAATATATTTTTTTAATAAATGTACCAATAGGAATAATTGTATTTGTACTAACAATAAAAATATTTCCAAAGCCGCATATGGTACATGGAGAAAAGTTCGATACAAAAGGAGCTTCTTTATTTGTAATATCTATTATACTTTTATTTGGAGCGCTGGGACAAGGACAAACTATAGGATATAATAATCCAATTATAATTTCTGCTTTTGTTATTTCATTTATAACCTTTGTATTGTTCATCATGATTGAATACAAAATAGAGATTCCACTGCTTCAATTGAGTATATTTAACAATAGTTTATTTTCAGTGAGCATACTATGTGCATTTATTTCATTCATTGCAATTAGTGCATCTAATATAATACTGCCATTTTATTTTCAAGATACTTTAAAATTTTCGCCAGCAATAACAGGTTTTTTCATGATGGTATCTCCAATCGTTTTATCTGTTGTAGCTCCTTTTAGCGGATATGTGTCAGACAAAATTGGCTCAGAAATACTTACACTTATTGGACTTACGTTTACAAGTTTGGGATTATTTTTAATATCTAGTTTAAATGAACGATCATCTGTAATAACTTTGATTTTGTATATAGTAATAATGACTGTAGGAAATGGAATGTTTCAATCACCAAATAATTCATTAGTTATGTCTACTGTGGCAAAAGATAAGCTTGGCATAGCTGGGAGCGTAAATGCCCTTATTAGAAATTTAGGATTTGTTTTAGGAACTTCGCTTTCAACTGCTCTATTATATAATAGGATGAGTTATAAAGTTGGATATAGGGTAACTGATTATATAAAGGGCAGAGATGATATATTTATGTATGGAATGAGATGTGTATATATAAGCGCAGGAATTCTTTGCTTATTCGGGGTTATAATAACTGCACTAAGATTTTATAATAGTAAAAAATGA
- a CDS encoding dihydrofolate reductase, with amino-acid sequence MVTIIAAVDKNNAIGNNNGLLCRIQEDLERFKNITMGHTIIMGRKTFESLPQVLANRKHIVITRNKYFKVQDDSVIIAHSVEEVLSFLKEKEEYFVIGGESIYRQFMPYTEKMYLTFIDYEFKADTFFPSIDYKNWTVIESIDGKMDENITFDYKFLTLRRNYTV; translated from the coding sequence ATGGTAACAATAATAGCAGCAGTGGATAAAAATAATGCAATTGGAAATAATAATGGACTCCTATGCCGTATTCAAGAAGATTTAGAGAGATTTAAAAATATTACTATGGGACACACTATAATTATGGGAAGAAAAACATTTGAGTCGCTGCCTCAAGTTCTTGCAAATAGAAAACATATTGTTATAACAAGAAATAAATATTTTAAAGTTCAAGATGATAGTGTAATTATTGCTCATTCGGTTGAAGAAGTATTAAGTTTTTTAAAAGAAAAGGAAGAATATTTTGTAATAGGCGGGGAATCAATTTACAGACAGTTTATGCCATATACTGAGAAAATGTACCTTACTTTTATTGATTATGAATTTAAAGCAGATACTTTTTTCCCAAGTATAGATTATAAAAATTGGACAGTTATAGAGAGTATAGATGGTAAAATGGATGAGAATATCACGTTTGATTATAAATTTTTAACTTTAAGAAGAAATTACACAGTATAG
- a CDS encoding DEAD/DEAH box helicase: MNKLNFKDFGLSQDILESLKRLEYKTPSEVQEKVIPLILKKKDVIVKSQTGSGKTAAYAIPICEELELEENNVQVLVLSPTRELALQIKEDFSNIGRFKRLRCVTVFGKEPISIQINKLKQRVHAVVGTPGRTLDHMKRGTLNLKNIKYLIIDEADEMLNMGFIDQVKSIVSKLPKDRITLLFSATMPDEILKLCNEYMLDPINVEIKSKSSTLDRIKQIYYEVENDKKFNLLKKIVYTQRPMSSMIFCSTKKNVDDLLAKMKNEGFLCDSFHGGMLQSERINVLNRFKRGEFTFLICTDIAARGIDVENITHVINYDIPMEKESYIHRIGRTARIGKSGTAVTFVTPNQYRFLQQIEETFNLNIQRAEIPSNEEVQNGKLIFDKELKSPIKLKTNKAKKVNKDIMKIYISAGKKKKIRPGDIAGTIASIDGVSPDDVGIIDIRDNFSYVDILSGKGNIVLDALKHKTIKGKTVRADKAQK; encoded by the coding sequence ATGAATAAATTAAATTTTAAAGATTTTGGATTAAGTCAAGATATATTAGAATCACTTAAAAGACTGGAGTACAAAACTCCATCTGAGGTTCAAGAAAAAGTAATACCACTTATTTTAAAGAAAAAGGATGTAATAGTTAAGTCACAAACTGGAAGTGGTAAAACTGCAGCATATGCAATACCAATTTGTGAGGAATTAGAATTAGAAGAAAATAACGTTCAAGTGTTAGTACTCTCCCCAACAAGAGAACTTGCACTTCAAATAAAGGAGGATTTCTCAAACATCGGTAGATTTAAGAGACTAAGATGTGTAACCGTATTTGGCAAGGAACCTATAAGCATTCAAATAAATAAACTTAAACAGAGAGTTCACGCTGTAGTTGGAACTCCAGGCAGAACACTAGATCACATGAAAAGAGGAACATTAAATCTTAAAAATATAAAATATTTGATTATAGATGAAGCAGATGAAATGCTCAATATGGGATTTATAGATCAAGTTAAATCCATAGTAAGTAAACTGCCTAAGGACAGGATTACACTTTTATTTTCTGCAACTATGCCAGATGAAATACTTAAACTATGTAATGAGTATATGCTAGATCCAATAAATGTAGAAATTAAATCTAAAAGTTCTACATTAGATAGAATAAAACAAATTTATTATGAAGTAGAAAATGATAAAAAATTTAATTTGCTGAAGAAGATAGTATATACTCAAAGACCTATGAGTTCAATGATATTTTGTTCAACTAAAAAAAATGTAGATGATTTACTTGCAAAAATGAAGAATGAAGGATTTTTATGCGATTCTTTTCATGGTGGAATGCTTCAATCTGAGCGAATTAATGTTTTAAATAGATTTAAAAGAGGAGAATTTACTTTTCTCATATGTACTGATATAGCTGCAAGGGGAATTGATGTTGAAAATATAACACATGTAATAAATTATGACATACCAATGGAAAAAGAAAGTTATATTCATAGGATTGGCAGAACTGCCCGCATAGGTAAGAGTGGCACTGCTGTGACTTTTGTAACACCTAATCAATATAGATTTTTACAGCAAATAGAAGAAACCTTTAATTTAAATATACAAAGAGCAGAAATTCCATCTAATGAAGAGGTACAAAATGGAAAACTTATATTTGATAAAGAACTTAAATCCCCTATCAAGCTAAAGACAAACAAAGCTAAAAAAGTAAACAAAGATATCATGAAAATATACATAAGTGCAGGCAAGAAGAAAAAAATAAGACCCGGCGACATAGCTGGAACCATTGCAAGTATAGATGGGGTCAGCCCAGATGACGTTGGTATAATAGATATAAGAGACAATTTTTCTTATGTTGATATACTTTCTGGCAAGGGAAACATAGTACTTGATGCACTAAAACATAAAACTATAAAAGGAAAGACAGTAAGAGCAGACAAAGCACAAAAATAG
- a CDS encoding right-handed parallel beta-helix repeat-containing protein, whose translation MIGMDKDNSFSKIRKYFKNQKAASYPIKGHPLEESQNYTKSIYMEMLCIILQYGELPKAEQILFIRRLFEGIGLGDKFNEYMRKALCADETFASEFVKQFKYSELKYNFVVDSLIVIASAGTPEKHSVEFISEICEILLLNKKEVEFLVHVTLSILEQDSDIYSSISDKNLAQGMIGNFMCYFKQFFTGKLVDTNSEVYYFAKEKVKLNLQGNKDGSVIEFKQNNVAFENYMIDLSKVNFKFIRCEYVEFINCSFSGVGPIVFENCKHINISGCNFNDFTKGAFEVKSCYNFNIIKSTFKNCGKVGYSDIYGGIIYSDNLNEITIKMCKFDDCFVKSGNGYDRVYGVIFYGGNSTKRMVIENNDFGYFDIKNNSDSDELFYGVNRECFKSKDNTLFDDNMRLI comes from the coding sequence ATGATTGGTATGGATAAGGATAATTCATTTAGCAAAATAAGAAAGTATTTCAAAAATCAAAAGGCAGCTTCATATCCAATAAAGGGTCATCCTCTTGAAGAAAGTCAAAATTATACAAAAAGTATATATATGGAGATGTTATGCATCATTCTTCAATATGGTGAACTACCTAAGGCAGAACAGATATTATTCATAAGAAGACTTTTTGAGGGAATAGGATTAGGTGATAAATTTAATGAGTATATGAGAAAAGCACTATGTGCTGATGAAACTTTTGCAAGTGAATTTGTGAAACAATTTAAATACAGCGAGTTAAAGTATAATTTTGTTGTTGATTCACTTATTGTAATTGCATCAGCAGGAACTCCTGAAAAACATTCAGTAGAGTTTATTTCGGAAATATGTGAAATACTTTTGCTAAATAAAAAAGAAGTAGAGTTTTTAGTACATGTAACATTGAGCATACTTGAGCAAGATAGTGATATATACAGCAGTATATCAGATAAAAATCTTGCACAAGGTATGATAGGTAATTTTATGTGTTATTTCAAACAGTTTTTTACAGGAAAACTTGTTGATACAAATTCAGAAGTTTACTATTTTGCAAAAGAAAAAGTTAAACTAAATCTGCAGGGTAATAAAGATGGCAGTGTAATAGAATTTAAACAAAATAATGTGGCTTTTGAAAATTATATGATTGATTTAAGTAAAGTAAATTTTAAATTCATAAGGTGTGAATATGTTGAATTTATAAATTGCAGCTTCAGTGGAGTTGGTCCTATTGTATTTGAAAATTGTAAACATATAAATATTTCAGGATGTAATTTTAATGATTTTACTAAAGGAGCATTTGAAGTTAAATCGTGTTATAATTTTAATATTATTAAATCAACATTTAAGAACTGCGGTAAGGTTGGATATTCCGATATTTATGGCGGTATAATTTATTCCGACAACTTGAATGAAATAACTATAAAAATGTGTAAATTTGATGACTGTTTTGTCAAATCTGGAAATGGGTACGATAGGGTATATGGAGTAATATTTTATGGTGGAAATTCAACAAAACGTATGGTTATAGAAAATAATGATTTTGGATACTTTGATATAAAAAACAACAGTGATAGTGATGAACTGTTTTATGGAGTAAATAGAGAGTGTTTTAAATCTAAAGATAATACTCTTTTTGATGATAACATGAGATTGATATAA
- a CDS encoding flavodoxin family protein, which produces MKKVILLSGSPNAKGNTMQVLKECAKVIEQNGVQAEIVSLAGMSLKDSMDVQGGYNDGFNKIIQKIKEAKGLIVGAPVYWGTARAELMTALQRIAMASMKDGNFLSRKVGGPIAVARRAGQTSSIQEMLMFYLYNDMIIPGSTYWNVVFGQKPGEALNDEEGIRTVKRFSENVAYLVNKLD; this is translated from the coding sequence ATGAAAAAGGTAATATTATTAAGTGGAAGTCCAAATGCAAAAGGCAACACTATGCAAGTTCTTAAAGAATGCGCAAAAGTTATAGAACAAAATGGAGTTCAAGCTGAAATTGTATCATTAGCTGGAATGAGCTTAAAAGATTCAATGGATGTTCAAGGAGGATACAATGACGGTTTTAATAAAATAATTCAAAAAATAAAAGAAGCTAAAGGACTAATTGTTGGAGCACCTGTTTATTGGGGAACTGCAAGAGCTGAACTTATGACAGCACTTCAAAGAATAGCAATGGCATCTATGAAAGATGGAAATTTCTTATCAAGAAAAGTAGGAGGACCTATTGCAGTTGCAAGACGTGCTGGCCAAACATCATCAATACAAGAAATGCTAATGTTTTATCTTTACAATGATATGATTATACCAGGTTCAACATACTGGAATGTAGTTTTTGGTCAAAAACCAGGTGAAGCTTTAAATGATGAAGAAGGAATAAGAACAGTAAAGAGATTTTCTGAAAATGTAGCTTATTTGGTAAATAAATTGGATTAA
- the folK gene encoding 2-amino-4-hydroxy-6-hydroxymethyldihydropteridine diphosphokinase, whose protein sequence is MDRIHIEDLEVYAFHGVNPQEKDMGQKFLISLELFLDLNEAGESDDLSKTINYAELCSKVEEEFKKDKYDLIEKAAQKLGEFILLNYNSVKKVIVEVKKPWAPIGKPLKYASVFIERGWHTAYVALGSNLGVKEDNLLNAIKFIKDNPLCRVLKVSKFYETKPVGYTNQDNFLNGACMIKTILSPQKLLEFLMYIEKMLKRERIIRWGPRTIDLDIIFYDNLIFSDDELVIPHPRMHERIFVLEPLNDIAPYFVHPIYSKTVSDLMNNIRG, encoded by the coding sequence TTGGATAGGATACATATTGAAGATCTAGAAGTATACGCATTTCACGGAGTTAATCCACAGGAAAAAGATATGGGACAAAAGTTTTTAATATCATTGGAACTGTTTTTGGATTTAAATGAAGCGGGAGAAAGTGACGATTTATCTAAAACTATTAATTATGCAGAACTATGCAGCAAAGTTGAGGAAGAATTTAAAAAGGATAAATATGATTTAATAGAAAAAGCAGCCCAAAAGCTTGGAGAATTTATTTTACTTAATTACAATAGTGTAAAAAAGGTTATAGTAGAGGTGAAAAAACCGTGGGCACCAATAGGAAAACCGCTTAAATATGCATCTGTATTTATAGAAAGGGGCTGGCATACAGCTTATGTTGCACTGGGTTCAAATCTTGGAGTTAAGGAAGATAACTTATTAAATGCAATTAAATTTATAAAAGATAATCCATTATGCAGGGTTTTAAAAGTATCAAAATTTTATGAAACTAAACCAGTAGGATATACAAATCAGGATAATTTTTTAAATGGAGCATGTATGATAAAGACAATATTATCTCCCCAAAAATTATTGGAATTTTTAATGTACATAGAAAAAATGCTCAAAAGAGAGAGAATAATAAGATGGGGACCTAGAACTATAGATTTAGATATCATATTCTACGATAACTTAATATTTTCAGATGATGAATTGGTTATTCCACATCCTAGAATGCATGAAAGAATTTTTGTACTTGAACCACTTAATGATATAGCGCCTTATTTTGTACATCCAATATATTCAAAAACAGTATCAGACCTAATGAATAATATAAGAGGTTGA
- the folP gene encoding dihydropteroate synthase, producing the protein MNIGNKTFNLGERTFIMGILNVTPDSFSDGGKFNNLDKALSHAEEMISQGADIIDVGGESTRPNHTPISAQEELSRVIPIIEALKARIEVPISIDTYKGAVAESAVKAGASLINDIWGLKKDKTMASAAAKYQVPCCIMHNRDNKNYDNLMKDIAVDLKESINLALDAGVKRENIIIDPGIGFAKSYEQNLTVMNELEKLKKLGFPMLLGTSRKSFIGKTLNLTTEERLEGTMATTVIGIIKGCDFIRVHDVLQNKRAAIMADAIVRRR; encoded by the coding sequence ATGAATATTGGAAATAAAACCTTTAATTTAGGAGAAAGAACGTTTATTATGGGAATATTAAATGTAACTCCTGATTCATTTTCTGATGGGGGAAAGTTTAATAATTTAGACAAGGCACTTTCCCATGCAGAAGAAATGATATCGCAAGGTGCTGATATTATTGATGTTGGAGGAGAGTCAACAAGACCTAATCATACACCTATTTCAGCTCAAGAAGAATTGAGCAGGGTAATTCCAATTATAGAAGCTTTGAAGGCTAGAATAGAAGTTCCTATATCTATTGATACATATAAAGGAGCTGTAGCGGAAAGTGCAGTTAAAGCTGGGGCAAGCTTGATTAATGATATTTGGGGTTTAAAAAAAGATAAGACTATGGCAAGTGCTGCAGCAAAATATCAAGTTCCATGCTGTATTATGCATAATAGGGATAACAAAAATTATGATAATTTAATGAAAGATATAGCAGTTGATTTAAAAGAAAGTATAAACTTGGCACTTGATGCTGGTGTAAAAAGAGAAAATATAATTATTGATCCAGGGATTGGCTTTGCAAAAAGTTATGAACAAAATCTCACAGTTATGAATGAGCTTGAAAAGTTGAAAAAGTTAGGATTTCCAATGCTTCTTGGAACTTCAAGAAAGTCATTTATTGGCAAAACCCTTAACTTGACAACTGAAGAAAGGTTAGAGGGAACTATGGCTACAACGGTTATAGGGATAATAAAAGGCTGCGATTTTATAAGGGTTCATGATGTACTCCAAAATAAAAGGGCAGCTATTATGGCAGATGCTATAGTTAGGAGAAGGTGA
- the folE gene encoding GTP cyclohydrolase I FolE translates to MVDKAKIIKAVKMMLEAIGEDPEREGLLETPERIARMYSEIFSGLSESPEEHLSKTFTIEQNDIVLEKDIQFYSMCEHHFLPFYGKVHIAYIPNGKVAGLSKLARTVEVFAKRPQLQERMTSQIANSLMEYLDAKGAVVVVEAEHMCMTMRGIKKPGSKTVTSAARGVFLNDSKLKDEVYKMILI, encoded by the coding sequence ATGGTAGATAAAGCAAAAATTATAAAAGCCGTAAAAATGATGCTTGAGGCAATTGGTGAAGATCCAGAAAGGGAAGGTCTCCTTGAAACTCCAGAAAGAATTGCAAGGATGTATAGTGAAATATTTTCGGGGCTTAGTGAATCACCAGAGGAACACTTAAGCAAAACTTTTACTATTGAACAAAATGATATTGTACTTGAAAAAGACATTCAATTTTATTCTATGTGTGAACATCATTTTTTACCTTTTTACGGTAAAGTACATATTGCATATATACCTAATGGAAAAGTAGCTGGATTAAGTAAGCTTGCCAGAACTGTTGAGGTATTTGCAAAGAGACCGCAGCTTCAGGAGAGAATGACTTCTCAAATTGCAAATTCACTGATGGAATATTTGGACGCCAAAGGTGCTGTAGTTGTTGTTGAAGCAGAACACATGTGCATGACAATGAGGGGAATAAAAAAGCCTGGAAGTAAAACTGTAACTTCTGCAGCAAGGGGTGTATTCTTAAATGATTCAAAACTTAAAGATGAAGTTTATAAAATGATTTTAATTTAG
- a CDS encoding folylpolyglutamate synthase/dihydrofolate synthase family protein: MNYHEAISYISSTKKFGVNLGLDRTYKMLKLLDNPQDKIKCIHIAGTNGKGSTAAMITEILLTAGYKVGMYTSPYIEEFEERVQIDGQNILKDDLSKVVTEVSHAAEKVLKMGYDNPTEFEIITCAMFLYFYKKKVDIAVIEVGLGGRLDSTNVLQSFKVLNNSAGVILSIITSVSCDHMKVLGNTIDKIAFEKAGIIKEGVPVILYPQDEKVQKVIQDECYKKNSRLIKVPNSCAKFIRNNDNFKQNVIVKTCSDVYNIELSLLGQHQVLNCAAVILACEELINYGLKIKKEHIIKALKNVKWIGRLEVLNKKPLTVIDGAHNVDGIKNLVGSVKRHFKYNHMILIIGILADKQVNKMLEMIAPMAQKVLAVTPNNIRAESASELKDAVKKYNLNCEAFDDYREAYDRAVSSCKLDDLLLICGSLYMIGGMRKIIIDKDK; this comes from the coding sequence ATGAATTATCATGAAGCTATATCTTATATTTCAAGTACAAAGAAGTTTGGAGTAAACTTAGGGTTAGATAGAACATATAAGATGCTGAAACTACTTGATAACCCACAAGATAAGATAAAATGTATTCATATTGCAGGCACGAATGGGAAGGGATCAACAGCAGCTATGATAACGGAAATATTATTGACAGCTGGGTATAAAGTTGGTATGTATACATCACCATATATTGAGGAATTTGAAGAGAGAGTACAAATAGATGGACAAAACATTTTAAAAGATGATTTAAGTAAAGTTGTTACCGAGGTATCACATGCAGCAGAAAAAGTGTTGAAAATGGGATATGATAATCCAACTGAATTTGAAATAATAACGTGTGCAATGTTTTTATACTTTTATAAGAAAAAAGTTGATATAGCTGTAATTGAAGTTGGACTTGGAGGAAGACTCGACTCTACAAATGTACTTCAATCCTTTAAAGTATTAAATAATAGTGCAGGTGTAATATTGAGTATTATAACATCTGTAAGCTGTGATCACATGAAAGTACTTGGAAATACTATTGATAAAATTGCTTTTGAAAAAGCTGGTATAATTAAGGAAGGTGTACCTGTTATATTATATCCTCAAGATGAGAAAGTGCAAAAGGTAATACAGGATGAATGTTATAAAAAAAACAGCAGGCTTATAAAGGTGCCAAATTCATGTGCTAAATTTATAAGGAATAATGATAATTTTAAACAAAATGTTATTGTAAAAACCTGCAGTGATGTATACAATATAGAATTATCATTGCTTGGACAACATCAAGTATTAAACTGTGCTGCAGTTATCTTAGCATGTGAGGAATTAATCAATTACGGATTGAAAATAAAAAAGGAGCATATAATTAAAGCTTTAAAAAATGTTAAGTGGATTGGAAGACTTGAAGTATTAAATAAAAAACCACTTACTGTAATTGATGGTGCACATAATGTTGATGGGATTAAGAATTTAGTTGGAAGTGTAAAGAGGCATTTTAAATATAATCATATGATTTTAATAATTGGTATACTCGCCGATAAACAAGTAAATAAGATGCTTGAAATGATAGCTCCTATGGCACAAAAAGTACTAGCTGTTACACCAAATAACATTAGGGCAGAAAGTGCTAGTGAATTAAAAGATGCAGTAAAAAAATATAATTTGAATTGTGAGGCATTTGATGATTATAGAGAAGCATATGATAGAGCAGTCTCATCTTGTAAATTAGATGATTTACTATTAATTTGCGGTTCTCTATATATGATTGGCGGTATGAGAAAGATAATAATAGATAAAGATAAATAA
- the surE gene encoding 5'/3'-nucleotidase SurE, which translates to MRLLLTNDDGINAKGIYALAKELEKNHELIIAAPDSERSASSHSITIRKTLFVKQVQLEGLKSKAYSLSGTPADCVKFAVDKFADEKIDMVLSGINNGLNVGMDVLYSGTVSAAIEAASNNVPSMAVSLEVKNGIEGDYEVAAEYAAKVLEKVKYKFLKNNVVLNLNIPFLPPEKIKGIKVCRIGGRSFCGYFTEVDSQGEDRGFKLQSKVNDLHDDDTDVYFIKQGYAALTPLHYDFTNFKLLEEANKIFNK; encoded by the coding sequence ATGAGATTATTATTGACTAATGATGATGGAATTAATGCTAAAGGTATATATGCTTTAGCTAAGGAACTGGAAAAAAATCATGAATTAATTATTGCTGCACCTGACAGCGAGAGAAGTGCAAGCAGTCATTCTATAACTATAAGGAAGACCTTATTTGTTAAACAAGTACAGCTTGAAGGATTAAAGTCAAAAGCTTATAGTTTAAGTGGTACACCTGCAGATTGTGTAAAATTTGCAGTAGATAAGTTTGCAGATGAAAAAATAGATATGGTTTTATCCGGAATTAACAATGGACTTAATGTAGGAATGGATGTACTCTATTCTGGTACAGTTTCTGCTGCTATAGAAGCTGCTAGTAATAATGTGCCATCAATGGCAGTATCTTTGGAAGTTAAAAATGGAATTGAAGGAGATTATGAAGTCGCAGCGGAATATGCTGCAAAAGTATTAGAAAAAGTTAAATACAAATTTTTAAAGAATAATGTGGTGCTTAACTTAAATATACCTTTTTTACCACCAGAAAAAATAAAGGGTATTAAGGTATGTAGAATTGGTGGAAGAAGTTTTTGTGGATACTTTACAGAAGTTGATTCACAAGGTGAAGACAGGGGCTTTAAATTACAATCTAAGGTAAATGATTTACATGATGATGATACAGATGTATATTTTATAAAACAAGGATATGCTGCTTTAACACCACTTCATTATGACTTCACAAATTTTAAATTACTTGAAGAAGCTAACAAAATTTTTAATAAGTAA